The following proteins come from a genomic window of Winogradskyella sp. PC-19:
- the rpsU gene encoding 30S ribosomal protein S21, with product MLKIQINSGENIERALKRYKQKFNRTGVRRELQTRKQYAKPSIVRRTEMQKAEYVQSLKDSEQI from the coding sequence ATGTTAAAAATTCAGATAAACTCAGGAGAAAATATAGAGAGAGCATTAAAACGCTATAAACAAAAGTTCAATAGAACAGGCGTTAGACGAGAGCTTCAAACAAGAAAGCAATATGCCAAGCCTTCAATTGTTCGCAGAACAGAAATGCAAAAGGCAGAATATGTTCAAAGTTTGAAAGATTCTGAACAGATTTAA
- a CDS encoding carboxypeptidase-like regulatory domain-containing protein, producing the protein MYYNHFKLVFTLALFLTSFFVFSQVELKGKVIDSAYVLPVENASIYIKNTTIGTISNSDGRFVLLVPSEHQNDTLVVSSIGFKSFKVLVNEYDGSKDIFLEEDIASLDEIVIVADPRPTTGNGIVLKALENLSENLPDSAYLQKGFLRHKERNSLEFKWLIESAITVYDSGYGSKSTEHLKVNVDEMRKSYDLRDVDSIFSYVSYRNRNTKRNKLKAQDIRRSDVSKEQLVKSIKWNDTRVNGLQNLFQGKLNLLRNAQDTKALFGNDILKTHQFKMDTLLVDDGRKIYKIKIDESTDFVGLGTKGIYNEGYKAQGWLYIYYDNYAIKKVEYELVASSDAQKSRSKRLFGTQTNHKLVINYIEYNDKMYPNYIYYETPKLVNVGLKTNKRVSQKEIDRYNREERYYSTVQEILFSEIILDKEIVQYELNSKTWNMDIFLSKPYNKEFWKNYNVLLESEEDEQLIDDLSQRASLFKD; encoded by the coding sequence ATGTATTATAATCACTTCAAACTAGTTTTTACTTTAGCTTTATTTTTGACATCTTTTTTCGTCTTTTCGCAAGTCGAACTTAAGGGGAAAGTAATTGACTCAGCTTATGTCTTACCAGTTGAGAATGCAAGTATTTACATAAAAAATACAACGATAGGAACTATTAGTAATTCTGATGGTAGATTTGTTTTGTTAGTGCCTTCAGAGCATCAAAACGATACTTTAGTAGTTTCTTCAATAGGTTTCAAGAGCTTTAAAGTATTGGTAAACGAATATGATGGTTCAAAAGATATTTTTCTTGAAGAAGATATTGCATCATTAGATGAGATTGTTATTGTTGCTGATCCAAGACCAACAACAGGAAACGGAATTGTTCTTAAGGCTCTAGAAAATCTATCCGAAAACTTACCCGATTCAGCATATCTTCAAAAAGGTTTTTTGCGTCATAAGGAGCGAAATAGTCTAGAATTTAAGTGGCTTATAGAAAGTGCAATTACGGTCTATGATTCTGGATACGGTTCAAAAAGCACAGAACATCTAAAGGTTAATGTAGATGAGATGCGTAAAAGTTATGACCTCAGAGACGTGGATAGTATATTTTCATATGTGTCATACCGAAATAGAAATACAAAGCGAAATAAATTAAAAGCTCAAGATATTAGAAGAAGTGATGTTTCTAAAGAACAATTAGTAAAATCGATTAAGTGGAATGATACTCGAGTAAATGGGCTTCAAAATTTATTTCAAGGGAAACTAAATTTGTTAAGAAATGCTCAAGACACAAAAGCACTTTTTGGAAACGATATTTTGAAGACACATCAATTTAAAATGGATACACTTCTTGTTGATGATGGTCGAAAAATTTACAAAATTAAAATAGACGAAAGTACAGATTTTGTTGGATTAGGAACTAAGGGTATATATAACGAAGGCTATAAAGCTCAAGGTTGGCTTTATATATATTATGATAATTACGCTATAAAGAAAGTAGAATATGAATTGGTAGCTTCATCCGATGCTCAGAAAAGTAGGAGTAAACGATTATTTGGCACACAAACTAATCACAAACTTGTTATCAATTATATAGAGTATAATGATAAGATGTATCCCAATTATATTTATTATGAAACACCAAAACTTGTAAATGTTGGATTAAAAACCAATAAAAGAGTTTCTCAAAAAGAAATTGATAGATATAATAGAGAGGAGCGATATTATTCTACAGTACAAGAAATTTTATTTTCTGAAATTATTTTGGATAAAGAAATTGTTCAGTATGAGTTAAATAGTAAAACATGGAATATGGATATCTTCTTATCAAAACCATATAACAAGGAATTCTGGAAAAATTATAACGTACTTTTAGAAAGTGAAGAGGACGAGCAATTAATAGATGACCTTTCGCAGAGAGCCTCTTTATTCAAGGACTAA
- a CDS encoding potassium channel family protein: MLNPILNLFKSKIYTALSLLLVVMCIGVLGYRFISDYSWVDSVYMTVITITTVGFAEVNPLDTPSKIFTIFLILASVVIVGYAISIITEFILSKNNFEDLKQRKMQNKIDKLTNHIIICGYGRNGKQAAKKLLSYKRPFVIIEQDKDLVEKFQSDEIPFVHGNANEDETLIKAGVKNASTLISALPDDADNLFVVLSARQINSNMCIISRASQETSYDKLKLAGANNVILPDRIGGDHMASLVVVPDLIEFIDNLSIVGSKNINIEEIEVEKLYNTNKIKTIRDLDLRKKTGCTVIGFKDLEGEYIVNPEADIKLISGSKIIVLGQPEQIEKLNSEYNID; the protein is encoded by the coding sequence ATGTTGAATCCAATATTAAATCTCTTTAAATCCAAAATTTACACAGCACTATCTTTACTTTTAGTAGTCATGTGTATTGGTGTTTTAGGCTACCGATTTATATCAGATTATAGTTGGGTAGACTCAGTTTATATGACTGTTATTACTATTACAACAGTTGGTTTTGCTGAAGTAAATCCTCTAGATACGCCTTCAAAAATTTTCACTATTTTTCTGATTCTAGCTAGTGTTGTTATTGTAGGTTATGCAATCTCTATTATCACCGAATTTATTCTAAGTAAAAATAATTTTGAAGACCTAAAACAGCGAAAGATGCAAAATAAAATAGACAAGCTAACCAACCATATTATTATTTGTGGTTATGGAAGAAATGGAAAACAAGCAGCAAAGAAGCTATTGTCTTACAAAAGACCTTTTGTTATTATAGAGCAGGATAAAGACTTGGTCGAAAAGTTTCAAAGTGACGAGATTCCTTTTGTTCACGGAAATGCAAATGAAGACGAAACACTAATAAAAGCTGGTGTAAAAAATGCTAGTACTTTAATTTCTGCTTTGCCAGACGATGCCGATAATTTATTTGTTGTTTTATCAGCAAGACAAATAAATAGTAATATGTGTATCATAAGCCGCGCATCGCAAGAAACATCATATGATAAACTAAAGCTTGCTGGAGCAAATAATGTAATTCTTCCAGACCGTATTGGTGGTGACCATATGGCGTCTTTAGTTGTTGTGCCAGATTTAATAGAGTTTATTGATAATTTATCGATTGTTGGTAGTAAGAATATTAATATTGAAGAAATCGAAGTTGAAAAACTCTACAACACAAATAAAATTAAAACTATCAGAGATTTAGATTTACGAAAAAAAACAGGTTGTACGGTTATAGGTTTTAAAGATCTCGAAGGCGAATATATTGTAAATCCTGAAGCAGATATAAAACTAATTTCAGGTTCAAAAATAATTGTCTTAGGACAACCAGAGCAAATTGAAAAATTAAATTCTGAATACAACATCGATTAG
- a CDS encoding ComEA family DNA-binding protein, whose protein sequence is MKSHFKFSKQKRSGIFLLVLFIIIVQCTYFFVDFSSEDIVKPNEDELKHYRAEVDSLREIALQQKAPKIFPFNPNYITDYKGYTLGMSNEEIDRLHKFRATNKWVNSVNDFQNITKVSDSLLAEISPYFKFPNWVTNQKSKSHNSSYSTSNKPKTNAQKIDLNIATASQLQKVYGIGEGFSNKIIEYRNKYQGFISTDELSQIWGLKPEVIKRVKEQFIVKTPRQVTKFNLNKATRDELVTIPHIDYEIANNIIEERIIREGFKNIDDLTKVEQFPIKKLQIIKLYLQL, encoded by the coding sequence ATGAAATCTCACTTTAAGTTTTCCAAACAAAAACGGAGTGGGATTTTTTTATTGGTTTTATTTATTATAATTGTGCAATGCACTTACTTTTTTGTTGATTTTTCTTCTGAGGACATTGTAAAACCAAATGAAGATGAACTAAAGCATTATAGAGCCGAAGTTGATTCTCTACGAGAAATTGCATTACAACAAAAAGCACCTAAAATATTTCCCTTTAATCCAAATTACATTACCGACTATAAAGGCTACACTTTGGGGATGTCAAACGAAGAAATTGACAGATTGCATAAATTTAGAGCTACAAACAAATGGGTCAATTCTGTAAATGATTTTCAGAATATTACAAAGGTTTCAGACTCATTGCTGGCAGAGATTTCTCCGTATTTTAAATTTCCTAACTGGGTTACTAATCAAAAATCTAAATCACATAATAGTTCATATTCCACTTCAAATAAACCAAAGACTAATGCTCAAAAAATAGACTTAAATATAGCTACTGCATCTCAGCTTCAAAAGGTTTATGGCATAGGAGAAGGTTTTTCAAATAAAATTATAGAGTATAGAAACAAATATCAGGGTTTTATAAGTACCGATGAACTTTCTCAAATTTGGGGATTAAAACCAGAAGTTATCAAGCGAGTAAAAGAGCAGTTCATTGTTAAAACACCTCGACAGGTCACTAAGTTTAATCTTAATAAAGCTACACGAGATGAATTAGTTACAATTCCTCATATTGACTACGAAATTGCAAATAATATTATTGAAGAAAGAATAATTAGAGAAGGTTTTAAAAACATTGATGATTTAACAAAAGTTGAACAGTTTCCAATAAAAAAGCTACAGATTATTAAGTTATATTTGCAACTGTAA
- a CDS encoding tyrosine-type recombinase/integrase — protein sequence MSLNKFSDYLLLEKKYSVHTATAYIKDLESFQRFLDTDYNIEVIDSTGYNVIRQWIVSLVNSGITNRSINRKVSSLNSYYKFLIKTGNLEINPLKSHKALKIEKKIQVPFSQKELSDVLADFNHVTDFKRARNKLIVELFYATGIRRIELIEIKINDVDVNNKTLKVLGKRNKERYIPLIPSVIQTINVYKEYRTDLEEIKDKNHLLLTNKGFKIYETLVYRIINKYFSKASSKLKCSPHVLRHSFATHLLNEGADINAVKELLGHSSLAATQIYTHNSIAELKKVHAKSHPRNNN from the coding sequence ATGTCGTTAAATAAATTTTCAGATTATTTATTATTAGAAAAGAAGTATTCGGTTCATACGGCTACAGCTTATATAAAAGATCTTGAAAGTTTTCAACGCTTTTTGGATACAGATTATAATATAGAAGTAATCGATTCTACAGGCTATAATGTCATTAGACAATGGATAGTCAGTTTAGTCAATTCAGGTATAACTAACAGAAGTATTAACCGAAAAGTATCATCTTTAAATTCATATTACAAGTTTTTAATAAAAACTGGTAATCTAGAAATCAATCCATTAAAAAGTCATAAAGCATTAAAAATTGAAAAGAAAATTCAAGTTCCATTTTCTCAAAAAGAGTTAAGTGATGTACTAGCGGATTTTAACCATGTAACTGACTTCAAAAGAGCAAGAAATAAACTAATTGTTGAATTGTTTTACGCCACAGGAATTAGACGTATAGAGTTAATAGAGATAAAAATTAATGACGTTGATGTTAATAATAAAACATTGAAGGTCTTAGGAAAACGTAATAAGGAGCGATACATACCTTTAATACCATCGGTTATTCAAACAATAAATGTCTACAAGGAGTATAGAACAGATTTAGAAGAAATAAAGGATAAAAATCACTTACTTTTAACCAATAAAGGTTTTAAAATTTATGAGACACTTGTTTATAGAATAATAAATAAGTATTTTAGTAAAGCATCTTCAAAGCTAAAATGTAGTCCGCATGTGCTTAGGCATTCTTTTGCAACACATTTACTAAATGAAGGTGCAGATATTAATGCAGTAAAAGAATTACTCGGACATTCAAGTCTGGCGGCAACACAAATATACACACATAATAGTATAGCAGAATTAAAAAAAGTTCACGCCAAATCTCATCCGAGAAATAATAACTAA
- the rplK gene encoding 50S ribosomal protein L11: MAKELDKVVKLQVRGGAANPSPPVGPALGAAGVNIMEFCKQFNARTQDKPGKVLPVVISVYKDKSFEFVIKTPPAAVQLLEAAKVKKGSGEPNRRKVAKVTWDQVKTIAEDKMVDLNAFTIESAMKMVAGTARSMGITVKGGDAPN, translated from the coding sequence ATGGCAAAAGAACTAGACAAAGTAGTTAAATTACAAGTTCGGGGAGGTGCAGCGAATCCATCGCCACCGGTTGGACCCGCTTTAGGTGCCGCTGGAGTTAATATCATGGAGTTCTGTAAGCAGTTTAATGCTAGAACTCAAGATAAACCAGGTAAAGTTTTACCTGTGGTAATCTCTGTTTACAAAGACAAATCATTTGAATTTGTAATCAAGACTCCACCAGCAGCAGTACAATTATTAGAAGCGGCCAAAGTAAAGAAGGGATCTGGAGAACCAAACCGACGTAAAGTAGCAAAAGTAACTTGGGATCAAGTTAAGACTATTGCAGAAGACAAGATGGTAGATTTAAACGCATTCACGATTGAATCAGCTATGAAAATGGTAGCTGGTACAGCGAGATCGATGGGAATCACTGTTAAAGGAGGAGACGCTCCAAATTAA
- a CDS encoding alanine/glycine:cation symporter family protein has protein sequence MKKSLLLIFTILLPLFNFSQDLSVTQKVTDDSDELNTAKIVIDVQGGQAPYQYFWSEKSVDTKTSVINGATEGKEYSVKVVDANGKEKELTFEVPTNSVPESMSAAFAPVVGFMDTYFFFDPFHAIGLYDNRVKDENGVVLKNPNGTDRTIKVPFMVIWLILGALFFTLRFRFINFRGIKHSLDLVRGKYDDPEAIGEVTHFQALATAVSGTVGLGNIAGVAVAVATGGPGATFWLILAGLLGMSSKFVECTLGVKYRTLEEDGTISGGPMEYLKKGFAERGFKGVGKGLSFVYAVIIMLAAFAAGSMFQANQATAQLSSVLGVGGIAKTFIGIGIAVIVGIVIIGGLKGIAKVTEKVVPSMAALYILMCVIVIGANITEVGSAFSLIIDGAFNPQAIYGGFLGVLVLGFQRAAFSNEAGLGSASIAHSAAKTKHPVSEGFVALLEPFIDTVVVCTLTALVLIFTGTYQGEEATGSALTAVAFGKVIPGASIFLTIAIFLFAFSTILTWSYYGVQAAQSIFGETKLVTNIFKIVFLLTVVLGASIGLGAVIDFADMMFLTLAIPNLIGLYMMSGSVAKDLKAYMAKVKSGEIAKTK, from the coding sequence ATGAAGAAATCTCTTCTACTAATTTTTACAATTCTATTACCATTATTTAATTTTTCGCAAGACTTATCTGTTACACAGAAAGTTACTGATGACTCTGATGAGCTTAATACAGCAAAAATTGTTATTGATGTGCAAGGTGGTCAAGCACCGTACCAATATTTTTGGTCTGAAAAATCTGTAGATACTAAGACTAGTGTTATTAACGGAGCAACAGAAGGAAAAGAATATTCAGTTAAGGTTGTAGATGCTAACGGAAAAGAGAAAGAGTTAACGTTTGAAGTTCCAACTAATTCTGTGCCTGAGAGTATGAGTGCAGCTTTTGCACCAGTTGTAGGGTTTATGGATACATATTTCTTTTTTGACCCTTTTCACGCAATTGGTTTATATGACAACAGAGTTAAGGATGAAAACGGAGTGGTTTTAAAAAATCCAAACGGAACCGATAGAACTATAAAAGTACCTTTTATGGTAATTTGGTTAATTCTTGGAGCGCTTTTTTTTACACTGCGTTTTAGATTTATAAACTTTAGAGGAATTAAGCACTCTCTTGATTTGGTTAGAGGTAAATACGATGATCCAGAAGCTATAGGTGAAGTTACTCACTTCCAGGCATTAGCTACTGCTGTATCAGGTACAGTAGGTTTAGGTAATATTGCTGGTGTTGCTGTCGCAGTAGCTACTGGTGGTCCTGGGGCAACATTTTGGTTAATATTAGCAGGTCTTTTAGGTATGTCCTCAAAATTTGTAGAGTGTACACTAGGTGTAAAATATAGAACCTTAGAAGAAGATGGTACCATTTCAGGTGGACCAATGGAATATCTGAAAAAAGGTTTTGCTGAGCGTGGATTTAAAGGTGTAGGTAAAGGTTTATCATTCGTTTATGCTGTCATTATTATGCTAGCAGCATTTGCTGCAGGTTCAATGTTTCAAGCTAATCAAGCTACGGCACAATTATCGAGTGTTTTAGGAGTTGGAGGTATTGCCAAAACATTTATTGGTATTGGTATTGCCGTTATAGTTGGTATTGTAATTATTGGTGGATTAAAAGGTATTGCTAAGGTAACAGAAAAAGTAGTGCCATCTATGGCAGCTCTATACATTTTAATGTGTGTAATTGTTATTGGTGCCAACATCACTGAAGTTGGAAGTGCATTCAGTTTAATTATTGATGGGGCTTTCAATCCACAAGCTATTTATGGTGGTTTCTTAGGTGTATTAGTATTAGGTTTTCAGCGCGCAGCGTTTAGTAATGAAGCTGGTTTAGGTTCTGCATCAATTGCCCATTCGGCAGCAAAAACTAAGCACCCAGTTTCTGAGGGTTTTGTAGCATTATTAGAGCCATTTATTGATACGGTTGTGGTTTGTACATTAACTGCTTTAGTATTAATATTCACTGGTACTTACCAAGGTGAAGAAGCAACTGGTTCTGCTTTAACTGCAGTTGCTTTCGGTAAGGTTATTCCTGGAGCAAGTATATTCTTAACAATAGCAATTTTCTTATTTGCATTTTCAACAATACTAACGTGGTCATACTACGGCGTGCAAGCTGCACAAAGTATTTTTGGAGAAACTAAATTGGTAACAAACATATTTAAAATAGTTTTCCTATTAACGGTTGTTCTTGGAGCATCAATTGGTTTAGGAGCAGTAATTGATTTTGCAGATATGATGTTCTTAACACTTGCAATACCAAATCTTATTGGATTGTATATGATGAGTGGAAGCGTCGCAAAAGACTTAAAAGCATATATGGCCAAAGTAAAGTCTGGCGAAATAGCTAAAACAAAATAA
- a CDS encoding acyl-CoA dehydrogenase family protein, which translates to MSKLYFTEEHSLFRESLRDFLQKEVVPHIDKWEETGKIERFIWKKFGDMGYFGLATPEAYGGLDLDLFYTVILLEEMQRINSGGFAAAIWAHAYLAMTHLNKEGNHEQKEKYLTPSALGDAIGCLCITEPFGGSDVAGMRTTAVKKEDTYIINGSKTFITNGVYSDYLVVAAKTNPDLGNKGISIFVMDRDTPGISTTKLDKLGWRASDTGEIAFDNVVIPAENLMGEENQGFPYIMQHFALERLIMGVNAHARAEYALEYAKQYMSERTAFGRTINKFQALRHTFADCETQMEICKQFNYYVARCLDNGDYMVKEATMSKLQSTKMADDVIYQCLQFLGGYGYMEEYPLARMARDSRLGPIGGGTSEILREIIAKMVIDNKDYKPAT; encoded by the coding sequence ATGTCAAAGTTATATTTCACCGAAGAGCACAGTTTATTTAGAGAAAGTTTAAGAGATTTTCTTCAAAAAGAAGTCGTTCCACATATTGATAAATGGGAAGAAACAGGTAAAATTGAGCGTTTTATTTGGAAGAAGTTTGGAGACATGGGTTACTTCGGTTTGGCAACTCCTGAAGCTTATGGAGGACTAGATTTAGACCTTTTTTATACCGTCATATTGTTAGAAGAAATGCAGCGTATAAACTCAGGAGGTTTTGCTGCTGCTATTTGGGCACATGCTTATCTAGCGATGACCCATTTAAATAAAGAAGGAAATCACGAACAGAAAGAAAAATATTTGACGCCAAGTGCATTGGGTGATGCTATAGGCTGCCTTTGTATAACAGAACCTTTTGGAGGTAGTGATGTAGCAGGAATGCGAACTACGGCAGTTAAAAAGGAAGATACTTATATAATTAATGGTTCAAAAACATTTATTACTAACGGAGTATACAGTGATTACTTAGTGGTTGCTGCAAAAACAAACCCCGATTTAGGAAATAAAGGAATTAGCATATTTGTTATGGATAGAGATACCCCAGGTATTTCTACTACTAAATTAGACAAGTTAGGTTGGAGAGCATCAGACACCGGAGAAATTGCTTTTGATAACGTGGTAATTCCAGCAGAAAATTTAATGGGAGAGGAAAATCAAGGTTTTCCTTACATAATGCAACACTTTGCTTTAGAACGTCTAATTATGGGGGTTAATGCGCATGCTCGCGCCGAATATGCTTTAGAGTATGCCAAACAATATATGTCAGAGCGAACGGCATTTGGTAGAACAATAAATAAGTTTCAAGCTTTAAGACATACCTTTGCAGATTGTGAAACACAGATGGAAATTTGTAAACAATTTAACTATTACGTTGCAAGATGTTTAGATAATGGAGACTATATGGTTAAAGAAGCTACGATGTCTAAGTTGCAATCCACTAAAATGGCTGACGATGTTATTTATCAGTGCCTTCAATTTTTAGGTGGTTATGGTTATATGGAAGAGTATCCACTGGCTCGTATGGCAAGAGATAGTCGTTTAGGCCCGATTGGAGGCGGGACCTCTGAAATTTTAAGAGAAATTATCGCTAAAATGGTAATCGATAACAAAGATTATAAACCAGCGACATAA
- the nusG gene encoding transcription termination/antitermination protein NusG: protein MSEKSGNKKWYVVRAVSGQENKIKTYIENEISRLGLGDFVDQVLVPTEKVIQIRNGKKINKERTYFPGYIMIQANLSGEVPHIIKSITNVIGFLGETKGGEPVPLRQSEVNRMLGKVDELALEADANVAIPFTIGETVKVIDGPFNGFDGTIEKINEEKRKLEVMVKIFGRKTPLELSYMQVEKV, encoded by the coding sequence ATGTCTGAAAAAAGCGGAAATAAAAAGTGGTATGTTGTTAGGGCTGTAAGTGGTCAAGAAAACAAAATCAAGACTTATATAGAAAATGAAATTTCTAGATTAGGTTTAGGTGATTTTGTTGACCAAGTTTTAGTACCGACTGAAAAAGTAATACAGATTCGTAACGGAAAGAAAATAAATAAAGAACGTACTTATTTTCCTGGTTACATTATGATACAAGCTAATCTCTCTGGGGAAGTCCCACATATCATAAAATCAATCACTAATGTAATTGGTTTTTTGGGTGAAACAAAAGGAGGAGAGCCGGTGCCATTAAGACAGTCAGAAGTAAACCGTATGTTAGGGAAAGTTGACGAATTAGCTTTAGAAGCTGATGCGAATGTTGCAATACCTTTCACAATCGGAGAAACTGTAAAAGTTATCGACGGTCCATTTAATGGATTTGATGGTACGATTGAAAAGATTAATGAAGAGAAGCGTAAGCTTGAAGTAATGGTGAAGATTTTTGGAAGAAAAACACCATTAGAGTTAAGCTATATGCAAGTAGAAAAAGTATAA
- the hpf gene encoding ribosome hibernation-promoting factor, HPF/YfiA family, with the protein MNVNTQSINFVADVKLKDFIQRRFEKLNLYYDKIIQADVYLKVENTSDKENKVFEAKLSVPGDTFVVKKHSKSFEEGADLVASSLMRRLKKRKEKLRSHS; encoded by the coding sequence ATGAATGTAAACACGCAATCCATCAATTTTGTAGCAGACGTTAAATTAAAGGATTTCATCCAGAGACGTTTTGAAAAGTTAAATCTTTATTATGATAAGATTATTCAGGCAGATGTATATTTAAAAGTTGAAAATACTAGTGATAAGGAAAATAAAGTATTTGAGGCAAAACTAAGTGTACCCGGTGACACCTTTGTAGTAAAAAAACACAGCAAGTCATTTGAAGAAGGAGCAGATTTAGTTGCATCGTCATTGATGAGACGATTAAAAAAAAGAAAAGAAAAATTAAGGTCACATTCTTGA
- the secE gene encoding preprotein translocase subunit SecE: MAGIATYVKESFEELKNNVTWTPWSEAQRLTIVVAVFSILFSLAIWGVDTVFSRVIKAYFGLIAN, encoded by the coding sequence ATGGCAGGAATAGCAACATACGTTAAAGAATCGTTCGAAGAGCTTAAAAATAATGTGACATGGACACCTTGGTCAGAAGCACAAAGGTTAACTATTGTAGTAGCGGTTTTTTCCATATTGTTTTCTTTAGCGATTTGGGGAGTCGACACAGTATTCAGTAGAGTTATTAAAGCCTATTTTGGTCTAATAGCAAATTAA
- the tuf gene encoding elongation factor Tu, giving the protein MAKATFDRSKPHLNIGTIGHVDHGKTTLTAAITKVLADAGLSEAKDFDQIDNAPEEKERGITINTSHVEYATANRHYAHVDCPGHADYVKNMVTGAAQMDGAILVVAATDGPMPQTREHILLGRQVGIPRIVVFMNKVDMVDDEELLELVEMEIRDLLSFYEYDGDNGPVIAGSALGALNGEQKWVDTVMELMEAVDNWIEEPTREVDKDFLMPIEDVFSITGRGTVATGRIETGIANTGDPVEIIGMGAEKLTSTITGIEMFRQILDRGEAGDNAGILLRGIEKTQISRGMVITKPGSVTPHAKFKAEVYILKKEEGGRHTPFHNNYRPQFYVRTTDVTGNIALPDGVEMVMPGDNLTITVELIQPIALNIGLRFAIREGGRTVGAGQVTEILD; this is encoded by the coding sequence ATGGCAAAGGCAACTTTCGATCGTTCAAAACCACACCTTAATATAGGTACAATTGGACACGTAGATCACGGTAAAACAACTTTAACTGCTGCTATTACTAAAGTATTAGCTGATGCAGGTTTATCTGAAGCAAAAGACTTCGATCAAATTGATAACGCTCCTGAGGAAAAGGAAAGAGGTATCACAATTAACACATCTCACGTTGAGTACGCAACAGCAAACCGTCATTACGCACACGTTGACTGTCCAGGTCACGCCGATTACGTAAAGAACATGGTAACTGGTGCTGCACAAATGGATGGTGCTATCTTAGTAGTAGCTGCAACTGACGGTCCAATGCCACAAACTCGTGAGCACATCTTACTAGGACGTCAGGTAGGTATTCCTCGTATCGTTGTATTCATGAACAAAGTGGATATGGTTGATGATGAAGAGTTACTAGAATTAGTAGAGATGGAAATCAGAGATTTATTATCTTTCTATGAATATGATGGAGATAACGGACCTGTAATTGCTGGTTCTGCTCTAGGTGCACTTAACGGTGAGCAAAAGTGGGTTGATACAGTAATGGAATTAATGGAAGCTGTTGATAACTGGATTGAAGAGCCAACTCGTGAAGTTGATAAGGACTTCTTAATGCCAATTGAAGATGTATTCTCAATTACTGGTCGTGGAACTGTAGCAACAGGTCGTATCGAAACTGGTATTGCTAACACTGGTGATCCTGTTGAGATTATTGGTATGGGTGCTGAGAAGTTAACTTCTACAATCACAGGTATCGAGATGTTCCGACAGATATTAGATAGAGGTGAAGCTGGTGATAACGCTGGTATCTTATTAAGAGGTATTGAGAAAACTCAAATCTCTAGAGGTATGGTAATTACTAAGCCTGGATCTGTAACACCACATGCTAAATTCAAAGCTGAGGTTTATATCCTTAAGAAAGAAGAAGGTGGACGTCACACACCATTCCATAACAACTACCGTCCACAGTTCTACGTTCGTACAACTGACGTAACTGGAAACATTGCGCTTCCTGATGGAGTTGAAATGGTAATGCCTGGAGATAACTTAACAATTACTGTTGAGCTTATTCAGCCAATCGCACTTAACATTGGATTACGTTTCGCAATACGTGAAGGTGGTCGTACAGTAGGTGCAGGTCAGGTAACTGAAATTTTAGACTAA